Proteins encoded in a region of the Methylobacterium radiotolerans JCM 2831 genome:
- a CDS encoding ABC transporter permease has product MPALPKPESQKGPVESYLHVLHALMLRDMRTRFGASIWGYGVVVLWPCVHVFVLIAIYTFQKLAAPLGDSRPLFFATGAVPVLVFQYISREVMKAVIMNRPLTYYPQVKLFDVILARILVEIVTGFLALLVVTSVLVAIGTNPIPADPFTAMCGYLAAIVLGIGIGTINVAIIGFFPGWLIGYALFSIILYISSGVMFLPSYMPDKIYYWMKFNPALQLAEWVRSAYYPYAGLQIDQLYVLMFGLTSASIGLFLVKHVVSKIQM; this is encoded by the coding sequence ATGCCCGCCCTCCCGAAGCCCGAATCGCAGAAGGGCCCGGTCGAGTCCTACCTCCACGTGCTGCACGCGCTGATGCTGCGCGACATGCGCACGCGCTTCGGCGCCTCGATCTGGGGCTACGGCGTGGTCGTGCTCTGGCCCTGCGTGCACGTGTTCGTGCTGATCGCGATCTACACCTTCCAGAAATTGGCGGCCCCCCTGGGCGACAGCCGGCCCCTCTTCTTCGCCACGGGCGCGGTGCCGGTCCTGGTCTTCCAGTACATCTCCCGCGAGGTCATGAAGGCGGTGATCATGAACCGCCCGCTGACCTATTATCCGCAGGTGAAGCTGTTCGACGTGATCCTGGCCCGCATCCTCGTCGAGATCGTCACCGGCTTTCTCGCCCTGCTGGTGGTCACCTCCGTCCTCGTGGCCATCGGGACCAATCCGATCCCGGCCGACCCCTTCACGGCGATGTGCGGCTATCTGGCAGCGATCGTGCTCGGCATCGGCATCGGAACGATCAACGTCGCGATCATCGGTTTCTTCCCGGGCTGGCTGATCGGCTACGCGCTCTTCAGCATTATCCTCTATATCTCCAGCGGAGTCATGTTCCTGCCGAGCTATATGCCCGACAAGATATACTACTGGATGAAGTTCAATCCGGCCCTTCAGCTGGCGGAGTGGGTGCGCTCGGCCTATTACCCCTACGCCGGACTGCAGATCGACCAGCTCTACGTCCTGATGTTCGGCCTCACCTCGGCCAGCATCGGCCTCTTCCTCGTGAAGCACGTCGTCAGCAAGATCCAGATGTGA
- the tnpB gene encoding IS66 family insertion sequence element accessory protein TnpB (TnpB, as the term is used for proteins encoded by IS66 family insertion elements, is considered an accessory protein, since TnpC, encoded by a neighboring gene, is a DDE family transposase.) produces MFRSKRADRVKLLVWDGSGLVLATRRLEAGQFCWPKIEDGVVRLSAAQLAALVEGLNWKRVHTARAVGVPAVAG; encoded by the coding sequence GTGTTCCGCTCGAAGCGCGCCGACCGGGTGAAGCTCCTGGTCTGGGATGGAAGCGGCCTGGTCCTCGCGACCAGGCGTCTGGAGGCGGGTCAGTTCTGTTGGCCGAAGATCGAGGACGGCGTGGTCCGGCTGAGCGCGGCGCAGCTCGCGGCGCTCGTCGAAGGCTTGAACTGGAAGCGCGTCCATACGGCGCGTGCCGTGGGCGTGCCGGCGGTTGCCGGCTGA
- a CDS encoding FkbM family methyltransferase: protein MAVELLTVFNALTNLRDNLGTKPHIVSAEIEFLSFATKMALFSNSQLLQDLWVLYELKEKRNGYFVEFGACDGVSLSNTLLLEKTFGWQGALAEPARAWHAALYRNRSCYISDHCVYRTDGVEVLFNETDIGELSAIEDFADGDFHAGFRQQGVQYPVKTISLNRFLSEACAPRRIDYMSIDVEGGEFDVLQSLDFSRHDIALISVEHNFADTREKIFDLLTGLGYRRRFQQLSMFDDWYVRPDLVAPQA, encoded by the coding sequence ATGGCGGTCGAACTCCTGACAGTGTTCAACGCTCTGACCAATTTGCGGGACAATCTGGGTACGAAGCCCCATATCGTCAGCGCGGAAATCGAATTTCTGTCGTTTGCTACCAAGATGGCTCTCTTCTCGAACTCCCAGCTGCTGCAGGATCTCTGGGTCCTGTACGAGTTGAAGGAGAAGCGGAACGGGTATTTCGTCGAGTTCGGCGCCTGCGACGGCGTGAGCCTCAGCAACACGCTCCTGCTGGAGAAGACGTTCGGCTGGCAGGGCGCCCTCGCGGAGCCAGCGCGCGCGTGGCACGCTGCCCTGTACCGCAATCGCAGCTGCTACATCAGCGACCATTGCGTCTACCGGACCGACGGCGTCGAAGTCCTGTTCAACGAGACCGATATCGGAGAATTATCGGCCATCGAGGACTTCGCCGACGGCGACTTCCACGCCGGTTTCCGGCAGCAGGGCGTCCAGTATCCGGTGAAGACCATCTCCCTGAACCGATTCCTGTCCGAGGCCTGCGCCCCTCGTCGCATCGACTACATGAGCATCGATGTCGAAGGCGGCGAGTTCGATGTCCTGCAAAGCCTCGATTTCTCGCGTCACGATATCGCGCTGATCAGCGTCGAGCACAATTTCGCCGACACGCGGGAGAAGATTTTCGATCTCCTGACGGGCCTGGGATACCGCCGCCGATTCCAGCAGCTCTCGATGTTCGATGACTGGTATGTGCGCCCCGATCTCGTGGCACCGCAGGCCTGA
- a CDS encoding glycosyltransferase, protein MKQIRGLYHRWARSGPVRASGNPLIRLAARRGLPAADDLATADAQVAVLSPHVDAAFYASWYGIAADPVRDYLVHGWRAGRDPRPDFDSAAYLARHSHIARAGINPLLHALARRRGGAGGEGEAAALPRPDTAEAHRLARRLVDGAFYLAGNPDLAAAGVDPVDHYMASGWREGREPAPQFDTLAYCLTRGITFATQNPLVHYVLHGGSARPDPNAALALRIETLAPYFDAAHYRQRLPEPQAEALAGASDAALLRHYVAEGWRARIGPRPDFDPAGYVQARSGSRAVADDPFFRYVAETRLSGGEPFAAPHRLNLPAVDADWYRATYPDVGGREPFLHFAEAGWRELRDPGPGRSTLAALLRVCGLRPARAPVEDTGWLGAIGRETLDRDALLDLQARLVAGHFDHGFYRARYGLSEAEDAVRDYCDTGWKTGRNPRPDFNGWAYRAHHPSAEATGLAPFVHHLARALLRGDDLAGDAFDPRYGAPPAEEDAELFEQARLIEPLFDAPWYVKRYPDTGGFENGPVIHFLSHGQEEDRDPSKTFSTRFYRRAYGHLLGPGESPFLHYVRTGRAAGLMGCPEDLGTYPPMEAPAAREWDRLPRALPIAQARVVVIVPVYKGRGETLRAIHACLSAPQATPFTLLAVNDRSPDPELTAELAALAGRGLFHLVENEQNLGFVRSVNRALGLRQGRAVVLLNSDAEVFGDWLDRLVAHAEPQTDPQADPRAGSGTEAGAGAGAGMGAGLPVGSVTPLSNNATICSYPRFNANNTMPLEIARPDLDRVAAQVNRGRAVPVPTGVGFCMYMTAAALDAVGDLDAEAFGKGYGEENDWCLRATKAGFVNLLAEDVFVHHAGQISFGLDAGGEYVQGQAALLAKHPDYPARVGQFVQADPGRRGRARLDRARLARHFSGRALLYVTHSWGGGIQRHIDDMVAQARAEGLSVVLLQIDRTRNLEVHVSYRGPEFLYLPNLDSLYLPRDAAELADFVGQLAPVLIHVHSLAGLRWGAARALMAVVAGAGRPYAWTLHDYSPVCHRNHLVQPDGRYCGLAPVSECRSCLAVDADGFEEPDPGERRAAFGAFLAGAARVFAPSCDTAARIRAVYPDLAVTVRPHVEPERSVRSTALQRPGRVRRVAVLGGISLPEGGLFLQALATDAQDRDLPLHFTIVGHSDPALTGGLARAGVTETGRYSTDDPTLDRVARAALQIAETGRHWEDDETLDLVTQVSADLVLLPSIWPETYAYALTLALRTGLPVAAFDLGAPAERLRGVPNGHLLSYALTTDPAACNDRLLAIDLSDPGQDAGSIPEATSGDLMRAYYGLAV, encoded by the coding sequence TTGAAGCAGATCCGCGGCCTGTACCATCGCTGGGCGCGCTCCGGCCCGGTCCGCGCGAGCGGCAACCCGCTGATCCGGCTGGCCGCCCGCCGCGGCCTGCCGGCGGCGGACGATCTCGCCACCGCGGACGCGCAGGTCGCCGTCCTGTCCCCGCACGTCGACGCGGCGTTCTACGCGAGCTGGTACGGGATCGCGGCCGACCCGGTGCGCGACTACCTCGTCCACGGCTGGCGCGCGGGCCGCGACCCGCGCCCCGACTTCGACTCCGCCGCCTACCTCGCCCGGCACTCCCACATCGCCCGCGCCGGCATCAACCCGCTCCTGCACGCCCTCGCGCGCCGGCGCGGCGGGGCGGGCGGGGAGGGGGAGGCGGCCGCCCTGCCGAGGCCCGACACGGCCGAGGCCCACCGCCTCGCCCGCCGCCTCGTCGACGGCGCCTTCTACCTCGCCGGCAATCCCGACCTCGCCGCCGCCGGCGTCGACCCGGTCGACCACTACATGGCCTCGGGCTGGCGCGAGGGCCGCGAGCCGGCGCCACAATTCGACACCCTGGCCTACTGCCTCACCCGCGGGATCACCTTCGCCACACAGAACCCGCTGGTCCACTACGTCCTCCACGGCGGTTCCGCCCGGCCCGACCCGAACGCCGCGCTCGCCCTGCGGATCGAGACGCTCGCCCCCTACTTCGACGCCGCCCACTACCGGCAGCGCCTGCCCGAGCCGCAGGCCGAGGCCCTGGCCGGGGCCTCGGACGCCGCGCTGCTGCGCCACTACGTGGCGGAGGGCTGGCGGGCGCGGATCGGCCCGCGGCCGGACTTCGACCCGGCCGGCTACGTGCAGGCGCGGTCCGGCAGCCGGGCGGTCGCGGACGACCCGTTCTTCCGCTACGTGGCCGAAACCCGGCTCTCCGGGGGCGAGCCGTTCGCGGCGCCGCACCGGCTGAACCTGCCGGCGGTGGACGCGGACTGGTACCGGGCGACCTACCCGGACGTGGGCGGGCGCGAGCCGTTCCTGCACTTCGCCGAGGCGGGCTGGCGGGAGCTGCGCGATCCCGGGCCGGGACGCTCGACGCTGGCGGCGCTGCTGCGGGTCTGCGGGCTGCGGCCGGCGCGGGCGCCGGTGGAGGACACCGGCTGGCTGGGGGCGATCGGGCGGGAGACCCTCGACCGGGACGCGCTCCTGGACCTGCAGGCGCGGCTGGTGGCGGGGCATTTCGACCACGGCTTCTACCGGGCGCGCTACGGCCTGTCCGAGGCGGAGGACGCGGTGCGCGACTACTGCGACACCGGCTGGAAGACGGGCCGCAATCCCCGACCCGACTTCAACGGCTGGGCCTACCGCGCGCACCATCCGTCCGCCGAGGCGACGGGCCTCGCGCCCTTCGTCCACCACCTCGCCCGGGCCTTGCTGCGGGGCGACGACCTCGCGGGCGACGCCTTCGATCCACGCTACGGCGCGCCGCCGGCCGAGGAGGACGCGGAGCTGTTCGAGCAGGCCCGCCTGATCGAGCCGCTCTTCGACGCGCCCTGGTACGTCAAGCGCTACCCGGACACTGGCGGCTTCGAGAACGGCCCGGTGATCCACTTCCTGTCCCACGGCCAGGAGGAGGACCGCGACCCGAGCAAGACCTTCTCGACCCGCTTCTACCGCCGGGCCTACGGGCATCTGCTGGGTCCCGGGGAGTCGCCGTTCCTGCACTACGTGCGCACCGGCCGGGCCGCCGGGCTGATGGGCTGCCCCGAGGATCTCGGCACCTACCCGCCCATGGAAGCCCCGGCGGCCCGCGAGTGGGACCGCCTGCCCCGCGCCCTGCCCATCGCGCAGGCCCGCGTCGTCGTCATCGTCCCGGTCTACAAGGGCCGCGGCGAGACCCTGCGCGCCATCCATGCCTGCCTGTCGGCGCCCCAGGCCACCCCCTTCACCCTGCTCGCCGTCAACGACCGCTCCCCCGACCCGGAACTCACCGCGGAGCTGGCCGCCCTCGCCGGCCGCGGCCTGTTCCACCTCGTCGAGAACGAGCAGAACCTCGGCTTCGTCCGCTCGGTCAACCGCGCCCTCGGCCTGCGCCAGGGCCGCGCCGTCGTCCTGCTCAACTCCGACGCTGAAGTCTTCGGCGACTGGCTCGACCGCCTCGTCGCCCACGCCGAACCTCAGACAGACCCTCAGGCAGACCCTCGGGCCGGGTCCGGCACGGAGGCAGGGGCTGGGGCAGGCGCAGGAATGGGCGCGGGGCTGCCCGTGGGCAGCGTCACGCCCCTGTCCAACAACGCCACGATCTGCTCCTACCCGCGCTTCAACGCCAACAACACCATGCCGCTCGAGATCGCCCGGCCCGACCTCGACCGCGTGGCCGCGCAGGTCAACCGCGGCCGCGCCGTGCCCGTGCCCACCGGCGTCGGCTTCTGCATGTACATGACCGCCGCCGCCCTCGACGCGGTCGGCGACCTCGACGCCGAGGCCTTCGGTAAGGGCTACGGCGAGGAGAACGACTGGTGCCTGCGCGCCACCAAGGCCGGCTTCGTCAACCTGCTCGCCGAGGACGTGTTCGTCCACCATGCCGGCCAGATCTCGTTCGGGCTCGACGCGGGCGGCGAGTACGTCCAGGGCCAGGCGGCGCTGCTGGCCAAGCACCCCGACTACCCGGCCCGGGTCGGGCAGTTCGTCCAGGCCGATCCCGGCCGGCGCGGGCGGGCGCGGCTCGACCGGGCGCGGCTGGCCCGGCACTTCTCGGGGCGGGCGCTGCTCTACGTGACGCACAGCTGGGGTGGGGGCATCCAGCGGCACATCGACGACATGGTCGCGCAGGCCCGGGCCGAGGGCCTGAGCGTGGTGCTGCTGCAGATCGACCGGACCCGCAACCTCGAGGTCCACGTCTCGTATCGCGGCCCCGAGTTCCTGTACCTGCCCAACCTCGACAGCCTGTACCTGCCGCGGGACGCGGCCGAGCTCGCCGACTTCGTCGGGCAGCTGGCGCCGGTGCTGATCCACGTGCACTCGCTGGCGGGGCTGCGCTGGGGCGCGGCGCGGGCGCTGATGGCGGTGGTGGCGGGCGCGGGGCGGCCCTACGCGTGGACGCTGCACGACTACTCGCCGGTGTGCCACCGCAACCACCTGGTGCAGCCGGACGGGCGCTACTGCGGCCTGGCACCGGTCAGCGAGTGCCGGTCGTGCCTGGCGGTGGACGCGGACGGGTTCGAGGAGCCGGATCCGGGCGAGCGGCGGGCGGCGTTCGGGGCGTTCCTGGCGGGCGCCGCGCGGGTGTTCGCGCCGTCCTGCGACACGGCGGCCCGGATCCGCGCGGTGTACCCGGATCTCGCCGTCACGGTGCGGCCGCACGTCGAGCCGGAGCGGTCGGTGCGCTCGACCGCCCTGCAGCGGCCCGGCCGCGTCCGCCGCGTCGCCGTGCTCGGCGGCATCAGCCTCCCCGAAGGCGGCCTGTTCCTGCAGGCCCTGGCCACCGACGCGCAGGACCGCGACCTGCCGCTGCATTTCACGATCGTGGGCCACTCGGACCCGGCCCTGACGGGCGGCCTCGCGCGCGCCGGCGTCACCGAGACGGGGCGGTACTCCACCGACGATCCGACCCTCGACCGGGTCGCCCGGGCGGCCCTCCAGATCGCCGAGACCGGCCGCCACTGGGAGGACGACGAGACCCTCGATCTCGTCACCCAGGTCTCGGCCGACCTGGTCCTGCTGCCGTCGATCTGGCCCGAGACCTACGCGTACGCGCTGACCCTGGCCCTGCGAACCGGCCTGCCGGTGGCGGCCTTCGACCTCGGCGCCCCGGCCGAGCGGCTGCGCGGCGTGCCGAACGGTCACCTCCTCTCGTACGCGCTCACCACCGATCCGGCCGCCTGCAACGACCGCCTGCTGGCCATCGACCTCTCGGATCCCGGGCAGGACGCGGGATCGATTCCGGAGGCCACCTCCGGCGACCTGATGCGGGCCTACTACGGCCTGGCGGTCTGA
- a CDS encoding glycosyltransferase — METLQTVDPHYGRLSAVVDARLIKDGLLRNHIRISFDRPANPVVSIIIVSFNAPDLLILTLYRLASHYKLAGAVFEVIIVDNASGDETKTVLNILDGVEIIHCETNIGFGPACNLGAKSANGRYLLFLNPDVELIPGAIGALIEPFSDDTVGIVGARLVFPGGYLQECGAFFQDDSQLTHPYGRGNKNPFTAEGAFRRDVGYVSGAVMAVDRTLFNSLGGFDDLFAPAYFEDTDLCVRCHQSGRRVVYQPKATAIHFENATSPSRQDVDSLIDRNRQRFLDRHRSWLFQRHEAPPRFADRTYDSWALKVLFIDDAVPHLDLGAGMPRSNLIVTLMAQLGYQVTIYPVYRSDVDMVDRYRDLPDTIEILDSGGEAGLSALLDGRCNHYDVVWVSRPHNINLLCELIQSRDIGLRVLARRRVIFDSEALFCVRDFLESTLKRGVGFGATFGRNAAAEIRNFSQADHVICVSESEARLLKNFGLSNVSVLGHAFEPPPRDVPNFGDRDGFAFIGSLSETSSPNTDSLLWFFETIWPHIRSQAGDVKFRVIGEVSSEVSKMLSYPGVSFEGRVMDPAPLYDQSRVFVAPTRFAAGVPHKVHGAIAQGLPCIVTPILAEQVGWPDGSGFRCHDWRTPDDFASGLLRLYSDESIWRAVQKKGFEYIAQDCSLSIFRTTLRCLCEPSVVA, encoded by the coding sequence ATGGAAACGCTTCAAACTGTTGATCCTCATTATGGCCGCCTCTCTGCCGTCGTTGATGCACGGTTGATAAAAGATGGGCTTCTGCGGAATCATATTCGCATCTCCTTCGACCGCCCCGCGAATCCGGTTGTTTCAATTATTATAGTATCTTTTAACGCGCCCGATCTGCTTATTCTGACACTTTACAGGTTGGCTAGCCATTATAAGTTGGCGGGGGCGGTATTTGAGGTCATCATCGTTGATAATGCTTCTGGAGACGAGACAAAGACAGTTCTCAATATTCTTGACGGAGTAGAAATTATACATTGCGAGACTAATATTGGTTTTGGTCCGGCATGTAATTTAGGTGCCAAATCAGCAAATGGGCGCTACCTGCTCTTTCTCAATCCTGACGTTGAGCTTATCCCGGGCGCTATCGGTGCGCTAATTGAGCCGTTTTCTGATGATACGGTTGGAATCGTGGGTGCTCGTCTTGTATTTCCAGGAGGCTATCTGCAAGAGTGCGGCGCGTTTTTCCAGGATGACTCACAGCTTACTCATCCCTACGGTCGCGGCAATAAAAACCCTTTTACCGCTGAGGGCGCTTTCCGAAGAGATGTCGGATATGTGTCTGGAGCAGTAATGGCCGTCGATCGGACGTTATTTAATAGTCTAGGCGGCTTTGATGATTTGTTCGCCCCGGCGTATTTTGAGGATACCGATCTTTGTGTGCGATGTCATCAATCTGGGCGCCGGGTTGTTTATCAACCGAAGGCGACAGCCATCCATTTCGAAAACGCTACTTCTCCCAGTCGACAGGACGTGGACTCATTAATAGATCGCAACCGGCAAAGATTTTTGGACCGCCATCGATCGTGGCTGTTTCAACGTCATGAGGCACCTCCGCGGTTTGCCGACCGGACATATGACAGCTGGGCTCTCAAAGTCTTGTTTATAGACGATGCAGTGCCGCACCTAGATCTTGGTGCTGGTATGCCTCGTTCCAACCTTATCGTTACACTGATGGCTCAGCTCGGATACCAGGTAACGATATATCCAGTTTATCGATCTGATGTTGACATGGTAGATCGATATCGGGACTTGCCCGATACGATTGAGATTCTCGATTCGGGCGGCGAAGCCGGGCTCAGCGCGCTCCTTGATGGCCGTTGCAACCATTATGATGTTGTTTGGGTGAGCCGACCACATAATATAAACCTGTTGTGTGAGCTGATTCAAAGCCGTGATATTGGTCTTCGGGTATTAGCTCGACGTAGGGTTATATTTGATTCGGAGGCCCTATTCTGTGTTCGAGACTTCCTGGAATCCACGCTCAAGAGAGGTGTGGGATTCGGTGCAACTTTTGGTAGGAATGCTGCGGCGGAAATTCGCAACTTTTCCCAGGCAGATCATGTTATATGTGTCTCCGAAAGTGAGGCGCGTTTGTTGAAAAACTTTGGCTTAAGTAATGTTTCGGTTCTCGGGCATGCATTTGAGCCGCCTCCCCGTGATGTTCCAAACTTCGGGGACCGAGATGGTTTTGCATTTATTGGATCGTTGTCCGAAACGTCATCTCCAAATACAGACTCGTTGCTTTGGTTTTTCGAAACTATATGGCCTCATATTCGGAGCCAAGCTGGCGATGTTAAATTTCGAGTTATCGGGGAGGTCTCCTCAGAGGTTTCTAAAATGTTGTCGTATCCGGGCGTTAGTTTCGAGGGGCGTGTTATGGACCCAGCGCCTCTTTATGATCAGTCGCGCGTTTTCGTAGCGCCTACTCGGTTTGCGGCTGGTGTTCCCCACAAAGTTCACGGAGCAATAGCGCAAGGATTGCCCTGTATAGTTACCCCTATTCTCGCCGAACAAGTCGGGTGGCCAGATGGGTCTGGTTTTCGCTGCCATGATTGGCGAACTCCGGACGATTTTGCTTCTGGATTGCTTCGATTGTACAGCGACGAGTCTATTTGGCGGGCTGTTCAAAAGAAAGGCTTCGAGTATATTGCGCAGGATTGCTCTCTTTCAATATTTAGGACGACACTGCGCTGCCTCTGTGAGCCCTCGGTAGTAGCATGA